From a region of the Candidatus Blochmanniella camponoti genome:
- the lptA gene encoding lipopolysaccharide transport periplasmic protein LptA, which yields MKSNTCGKYKIMLTYINILLTFTYSHTLAHKKSQILQVYSEYQSINMLTNTIIFTDRVILKYKNIDLYADKILISHTEDTHHLSMIEAHGNPVTLNQIQKMGNMIFAQSSIIHYNTSDDTITLIGNVYIKQAGNSIKSDKIIYSIKNKQIKAISNQGNKVITILSKKST from the coding sequence ATGAAATCCAACACATGTGGTAAATACAAAATAATGCTTACTTATATCAATATACTTTTAACATTTACATACTCTCATACTTTAGCGCATAAAAAATCACAAATACTTCAAGTATATTCTGAATATCAATCAATTAATATGTTGACTAATACAATAATTTTTACAGATCGAGTTATACTTAAATATAAAAACATTGATCTTTATGCAGATAAGATATTAATCTCTCATACAGAAGATACACATCATCTGTCCATGATAGAAGCGCACGGAAATCCTGTTACTTTAAATCAAATACAAAAAATGGGTAATATGATATTTGCTCAATCATCAATAATACATTACAATACCAGCGATGATACTATTACTCTGATTGGTAATGTTTATATAAAACAAGCAGGAAATTCTATAAAAAGTGATAAGATCATTTACTCAATAAAAAATAAACAAATAAAAGCCATTTCCAACCAAGGAAATAAAGTTATAACAATTTTATCAAAAAAATCCACCTAA